One Pseudodesulfovibrio cashew DNA window includes the following coding sequences:
- a CDS encoding molybdopterin-dependent oxidoreductase, with the protein MTKTRIITSCTRDCPNTCGLVATVEDGRLVGLTGNPDHPLTSGVACHKTGKYIRRVYSPERITHPMVRKNGQWERVSWDEALDLVADTMKTVCEESGPEAILYYQGYGERTALKLLNKYFFNLLGGATTMYGSLCGGAGQGSQNLDFGERVSHDPLDHLNSNSIVLWARNPVSTNISLVPIIRKVKKRGGKVIVIDPAKSKSVALADHHIKPRPGGDGYLAMAATKLILAAGAEDREFLEKYSEGVEEYLAILERYSVEELCSLAGVPTSDALILANTFMKHGPTSTLLGWGLHRYEYAHHSIRPIDALGAVSGNIGVPGGGVSQGFEEYGPYDSQWWGDGLNPPRRQFLIPKVGEEILNAKNPAVRLIYVTAGNPLCMAPNSSRIAEAFGRAELVVYSGHFMDDTADLADVFLPATTFLEEDDVVASYGHNYVGPVNRAIEPVGECKSEFHMFYELASRFPFADWYRRPVDEWLQRICSPIWQQGGDLESLRREAFRLDAPMVPYEDKTFPTESGRFRFMTEFDPEHTAGDNAYPYKLLTIAPHGTICSERTVAEHEPLPVVTLNAQEAERGGMRDGMIVLVKSPVGEVRARLRADADMRRDVLVAERGGWTKAGHGLNLLTLDMASKVGNGTPFYETSVAVSPEPEVKARILLVQNSGRAPGGTFHKALERGGASLMLVRPADGESLPELPDAFDGLVVLGGPQHAFDDDASPYFPALMRLMREFDEAGKPVAGICLGAQLLARAHGARTWGMDALEFGFVRHALTPEGEADPLFMGIGELPGLMEFHEDSFDLPDGAGLLVQGDACANQCFRVGRVSYGFQFHLEVDSAVVENWINLFKRGEIDTYAEYKKLYGPAFFEAMEADLPLLVARSEDFCNRVAANWLKLVVG; encoded by the coding sequence ATGACTAAGACCAGGATCATCACCAGCTGCACCCGGGACTGCCCCAATACCTGCGGCCTCGTGGCCACCGTCGAGGACGGCCGTCTGGTCGGTCTGACCGGCAACCCGGACCACCCGCTGACCAGCGGGGTGGCCTGCCACAAGACGGGTAAATATATCCGCCGGGTGTACAGCCCGGAGCGCATCACCCACCCCATGGTCCGCAAGAACGGGCAGTGGGAGCGCGTCTCCTGGGACGAGGCCCTGGACCTGGTGGCCGATACCATGAAGACCGTCTGCGAGGAGTCGGGGCCCGAGGCCATCCTCTATTACCAGGGCTACGGCGAGCGCACCGCGCTCAAGCTGCTGAACAAGTATTTCTTCAATCTGCTGGGCGGAGCCACGACCATGTACGGCTCGCTCTGCGGCGGGGCCGGGCAGGGCTCCCAGAACCTGGATTTCGGGGAGCGCGTCTCTCACGACCCCCTGGACCACCTCAACAGCAACTCCATCGTCCTCTGGGCGCGCAATCCTGTCTCCACCAACATCAGCCTGGTGCCGATCATCCGCAAGGTCAAGAAGCGGGGCGGCAAGGTCATCGTCATCGACCCGGCCAAGAGCAAGTCAGTAGCCCTGGCCGACCATCACATCAAGCCCAGGCCGGGCGGGGACGGCTATCTGGCCATGGCAGCCACCAAGCTCATTCTGGCCGCTGGTGCCGAGGACCGCGAATTTCTGGAGAAGTACAGCGAAGGGGTCGAGGAGTATCTGGCCATATTGGAGCGCTACTCCGTTGAGGAACTGTGTTCCCTGGCAGGGGTGCCCACCAGCGATGCGCTCATTCTGGCCAATACCTTCATGAAGCATGGGCCCACCTCCACTCTGCTGGGGTGGGGGTTGCACCGTTACGAGTACGCCCACCACTCCATCCGGCCCATCGACGCGCTGGGTGCCGTCAGCGGAAACATCGGCGTACCCGGCGGCGGCGTCAGTCAGGGGTTCGAGGAGTACGGACCCTACGATTCGCAGTGGTGGGGCGACGGCCTCAATCCGCCCAGGCGGCAATTCCTCATCCCCAAGGTGGGCGAGGAGATCCTGAACGCCAAAAACCCTGCCGTGCGGCTGATCTACGTGACCGCGGGCAACCCCCTGTGCATGGCGCCCAATTCCTCCAGGATCGCCGAAGCGTTCGGACGGGCCGAACTGGTGGTCTATTCCGGCCATTTCATGGACGACACCGCCGACCTGGCGGACGTGTTCCTGCCAGCCACCACCTTCCTGGAGGAAGACGACGTGGTGGCCAGCTATGGACATAACTACGTGGGGCCGGTGAACAGGGCCATCGAACCCGTGGGGGAATGCAAGTCAGAATTTCACATGTTTTATGAGTTGGCGTCCCGCTTCCCCTTTGCCGATTGGTACCGGCGTCCCGTGGACGAGTGGCTGCAGCGTATCTGCTCCCCCATCTGGCAGCAGGGCGGTGATCTGGAGAGCCTGCGTCGGGAAGCGTTCCGGCTTGACGCGCCCATGGTTCCCTATGAGGACAAGACTTTTCCCACGGAGAGCGGCCGGTTCCGGTTCATGACCGAATTCGATCCGGAGCATACGGCCGGGGACAACGCCTATCCGTACAAGCTGCTGACCATCGCACCGCACGGGACCATCTGCTCGGAGCGGACCGTTGCCGAGCATGAGCCGTTGCCCGTGGTTACCCTCAATGCGCAGGAGGCGGAGCGGGGCGGCATGCGGGACGGCATGATCGTGCTGGTCAAGAGCCCCGTGGGCGAGGTTCGCGCGCGCCTTCGGGCCGACGCGGACATGCGCCGGGACGTGCTCGTGGCTGAACGTGGCGGGTGGACCAAGGCCGGACACGGCCTCAACCTGCTGACCCTTGATATGGCGAGCAAGGTGGGAAACGGCACCCCGTTTTATGAGACGTCCGTGGCCGTGTCCCCCGAGCCCGAGGTCAAGGCCCGCATCCTGCTGGTGCAGAACAGCGGGCGCGCGCCGGGCGGCACCTTCCACAAGGCGTTGGAGCGGGGAGGCGCCTCCCTGATGCTGGTGCGGCCAGCGGACGGGGAATCGTTGCCGGAGCTGCCGGACGCGTTCGACGGACTCGTCGTCCTCGGCGGACCGCAGCACGCCTTTGACGACGATGCCTCACCCTATTTCCCCGCGTTGATGCGTCTCATGCGCGAGTTCGACGAGGCCGGAAAACCCGTGGCGGGCATCTGTCTGGGAGCCCAACTGCTGGCCCGGGCACACGGAGCCAGGACCTGGGGCATGGACGCCCTGGAGTTCGGGTTCGTGCGCCACGCGCTCACCCCGGAAGGGGAGGCGGACCCTCTTTTCATGGGGATCGGCGAGCTGCCCGGCCTGATGGAGTTCCACGAGGATTCCTTTGACCTGCCCGACGGCGCAGGCCTGCTTGTCCAAGGCGATGCCTGCGCCAACCAGTGCTTCCGGGTCGGCAGGGTGTCCTATGGTTTCCAGTTCCATCTGGAGGTTGATTCCGCCGTTGTCGAGAACTGGATCAACCTGTTCAAGCGGGGCGAGATCGACACCTATGCGGAATACAAGAAACTCTACGGCCCCGCTTTCTTCGAGGCCATGGAAGCGGACCTGCCGTTGCTGGTGGCCCGCTCCGAGGACTTCTGCAACCGGGTCGCCGCCAACTGGCTGAAGCTGGTTGTCGGGTAA
- a CDS encoding ABC transporter substrate-binding protein yields the protein MKTKDNMVEKTLKEYDAGGLTRRSFLKRMGALGVAAAVANAVAISPLGALEAWASIQGPEERAWELAKVAAAKAKKKTLTLLIPTGSIGNMTPYVDKWKNELGITLEFIEEPDEVIHTKGMQEAVAKTGRYDVMMPTAMSYPDWIDSGVIYDLTDWTEKYDPELFNKDYGVVFPASHHAQLYNGRVAGLLNDGDQITLLCRKDYLEDSAKAKAFEDKFGRKLAVPDTWKEYYELASFMHDPANGFYGSLEYRSPYYVKWMFMQRLVSKGMLYFDGEMNPTFNSDEGVEALEDMLAMNEFLHPDAFSFTWSSNYNAFGRGEGFMNIVWPSGFKYSKAPSTGPATTGNIAATVMPADYTKDGTKIYAGLFCWGYGYAVSKYSENPELSYAYAQWMTSPTIGADAIPYLGGYSDPYRVNHMLKPTKRLLDTYSPEYLQTLYDNMVNTVPDFCLPGGFEYQDALDKEVHACMTGSKKPKEALDRAAHKFERITRRIGKDKVKKSWLSLAKNLAEPIKKATGADQWK from the coding sequence ATGAAAACCAAGGACAACATGGTTGAGAAAACCCTGAAAGAGTACGATGCCGGCGGGCTGACCCGCCGCTCCTTCCTGAAGCGCATGGGCGCGCTGGGCGTTGCCGCTGCCGTGGCCAACGCCGTGGCCATCTCGCCCCTGGGCGCTCTGGAGGCCTGGGCCTCCATTCAGGGCCCCGAGGAGCGTGCCTGGGAACTGGCCAAGGTCGCTGCGGCCAAGGCCAAGAAGAAGACCCTGACCCTGCTCATTCCCACCGGTTCCATCGGCAACATGACCCCCTACGTGGACAAGTGGAAAAACGAGCTGGGCATCACCCTCGAGTTCATTGAGGAGCCCGACGAGGTCATCCACACCAAGGGCATGCAGGAAGCCGTGGCCAAGACCGGCCGCTACGACGTGATGATGCCCACCGCCATGTCCTACCCGGACTGGATCGACTCCGGCGTCATCTACGACCTGACCGACTGGACCGAGAAGTACGATCCCGAGCTGTTCAACAAGGACTACGGCGTTGTCTTCCCGGCCAGCCACCATGCCCAGCTTTACAACGGGCGCGTGGCCGGTCTGCTCAACGACGGCGACCAGATCACCCTGCTGTGCCGCAAGGATTATCTTGAGGATTCCGCCAAGGCCAAGGCCTTCGAGGACAAGTTCGGCCGCAAGCTCGCCGTTCCCGACACCTGGAAGGAATACTATGAGCTCGCCTCCTTCATGCATGACCCGGCCAACGGTTTTTACGGCTCTCTGGAGTACCGCTCCCCGTATTACGTCAAGTGGATGTTCATGCAGCGGCTCGTGTCCAAGGGCATGCTCTATTTCGACGGCGAGATGAACCCGACCTTCAACTCCGACGAAGGCGTCGAGGCCCTGGAAGACATGCTCGCCATGAACGAGTTCCTGCACCCGGACGCCTTCTCCTTCACCTGGTCCTCCAACTACAACGCCTTCGGTCGCGGCGAAGGTTTCATGAACATCGTCTGGCCCTCGGGCTTCAAGTACTCCAAAGCCCCGTCCACCGGTCCGGCCACCACCGGCAACATCGCCGCCACGGTCATGCCCGCCGACTATACCAAGGACGGCACCAAGATCTACGCGGGCCTGTTCTGCTGGGGTTACGGCTACGCGGTCTCCAAGTACTCCGAGAATCCGGAGCTCTCCTACGCCTACGCGCAGTGGATGACCTCCCCGACCATCGGCGCGGACGCCATCCCGTACCTGGGCGGCTACTCCGATCCGTACCGCGTCAACCATATGCTCAAGCCCACCAAGCGGCTGCTGGACACCTACTCCCCCGAGTACCTCCAGACCCTGTACGATAACATGGTCAACACCGTGCCCGACTTCTGCCTGCCCGGCGGCTTCGAGTACCAGGACGCCCTGGACAAGGAAGTGCATGCCTGCATGACCGGCTCCAAGAAGCCCAAGGAGGCGCTGGACCGCGCCGCGCACAAGTTCGAGCGCATCACACGCCGCATCGGCAAGGATAAGGTCAAGAAGTCCTGGCTGTCCCTGGCCAAGAACCTGGCCGAGCCCATCAAGAAGGCCACCGGCGCCGATCAGTGGAAATAA
- a CDS encoding carbohydrate ABC transporter permease: MMTKKLSPLQTVIMGIALILVLFPVFWILMTAIKPPTDWNASPAIWVPSEPTLVNFQTLFDPDALGKYGVGGVSQPATKAVFGSILATFIATTLSVVIGLFSAIGISRYGNNSKSTPLIILSGRMFPPAAIAVPFVIIFSNIGLIDSYTGLIAIYVAVTLPFSTWMLKSFVDDLPREIEEAAMIDGRSKLMAHLTVTIPLIKGGLFATTMFIFILNWSEFMFALVLSYTNVSTIPVQLAKYVTATAGTLYGVQAALAVLAMIPLVIVGYLIQGHLARGMTFGAIKQ; this comes from the coding sequence ATGATGACCAAGAAACTTTCCCCCTTGCAGACCGTGATCATGGGCATCGCCCTGATCCTGGTCCTCTTCCCCGTCTTCTGGATTCTGATGACCGCCATCAAGCCGCCCACCGACTGGAACGCTTCCCCGGCCATCTGGGTTCCGTCGGAGCCGACCCTGGTCAACTTCCAGACCCTGTTCGACCCCGACGCCCTGGGCAAATATGGTGTGGGCGGCGTGAGTCAGCCCGCTACCAAGGCGGTGTTCGGCTCCATCCTGGCCACCTTCATCGCCACCACTCTGTCCGTGGTCATCGGCCTGTTCTCGGCCATAGGCATCTCCCGCTACGGGAACAACTCCAAGTCCACGCCGCTAATCATCCTGTCCGGGCGCATGTTTCCCCCGGCGGCCATCGCGGTGCCATTCGTGATCATCTTCTCGAATATCGGGCTTATCGACAGCTATACCGGGCTCATCGCCATCTACGTGGCCGTGACTTTGCCGTTCTCCACCTGGATGTTGAAGAGCTTCGTGGACGACCTGCCTCGCGAGATCGAGGAGGCGGCCATGATTGATGGACGAAGCAAGCTCATGGCGCATCTGACCGTGACCATCCCGCTTATCAAGGGCGGGCTGTTCGCCACGACCATGTTCATCTTCATCCTCAACTGGTCGGAGTTCATGTTCGCCCTGGTGCTGTCCTACACCAACGTCAGCACCATCCCCGTACAGCTCGCCAAATACGTGACCGCCACGGCGGGTACACTCTACGGCGTGCAGGCCGCGCTGGCCGTGCTGGCCATGATCCCGCTGGTCATCGTCGGCTATCTCATCCAAGGCCACCTTGCCCGTGGCATGACTTTCGGAGCGATCAAGCAATGA
- a CDS encoding radical SAM protein, with protein MINLFVTYRCNLACSYCFARELHADFSEDLDEARFTRLLGWMRGSSIPAAAFIGGEPTLHPGLADMVRRTAESGISVVLFTNGVFPGGLLDELLPYVSNFVVNYNDPSLYTQSQRDRLHGNLDYIAESDSRLTFSKNFSSRYCEYDYLLEGAEAYGVRSIRYDISRPSISASNDHFTDDDTRRIISHIVRFVKACEGRGIRTGLDCSVRLCDLDLADRNYLERVSMKFSGVCHPSIDIHPDLSASYCLPMRDVTVPDVTEFASQDALMWHFAELVRPIRQANVSKDCLDCKDFMRRCQGGCMALRRTERPAKGGAKPLDKAESETHD; from the coding sequence ATGATCAACCTCTTCGTCACCTACCGCTGTAACCTGGCCTGCTCCTACTGCTTCGCCAGGGAGCTGCACGCGGATTTTTCCGAGGACCTGGACGAGGCCCGGTTCACCCGCCTGCTGGGCTGGATGCGCGGCTCGTCGATCCCTGCCGCGGCCTTCATTGGTGGGGAGCCGACCCTGCATCCCGGCCTGGCGGACATGGTCCGGCGGACCGCGGAGAGCGGTATTTCCGTCGTCTTGTTCACCAACGGCGTATTTCCCGGCGGGCTGCTGGACGAGCTGCTACCGTACGTGTCCAATTTCGTGGTCAACTACAACGACCCGTCATTGTATACGCAGTCACAACGCGACAGGCTTCACGGCAACCTGGACTACATTGCCGAGTCCGACTCCCGGCTGACCTTCTCCAAGAACTTTTCCAGCCGGTACTGCGAATATGATTACCTGCTGGAGGGGGCCGAGGCCTACGGGGTCAGGTCCATCCGGTACGACATCTCCCGCCCAAGCATCTCGGCGTCCAACGATCACTTCACCGACGACGACACCCGGCGGATCATCTCCCACATCGTTCGTTTCGTGAAGGCGTGCGAGGGGCGGGGCATTCGCACGGGGCTTGATTGCAGCGTCCGGTTATGTGACCTTGACCTCGCCGACAGGAATTACCTTGAGCGGGTGTCCATGAAGTTCTCCGGCGTCTGCCATCCCTCCATCGACATCCACCCGGATTTGTCCGCGTCCTACTGCCTGCCCATGCGGGACGTGACCGTGCCGGACGTGACCGAATTCGCGAGTCAGGACGCGCTGATGTGGCACTTTGCCGAGCTGGTCAGGCCCATCCGGCAGGCGAACGTGTCCAAGGATTGCCTGGACTGCAAGGACTTCATGCGGCGGTGCCAGGGCGGATGCATGGCGTTGCGGCGCACCGAGCGCCCCGCGAAGGGGGGCGCAAAACCTCTCGACAAGGCAGAGAGCGAAACACATGACTAA
- a CDS encoding C45 family autoproteolytic acyltransferase/hydolase: MSTIPVIQLSGTSYEMGRIHGEALADQIAEFVATVTEVHQANNASLRVAKDALETFCNKNLGFLEKFSPELVEEMRGIADGAGVSFKEILYLNSFLELEDLRAPGVGAKVLPDSLWGCTTFNVTPEAGEGGRAYIGQTYDMEKYYEKFLCLLRIAPENGPAALVISFAGIVGLVGLNTAGVGAVINKVTATDARPGVIYPFIMRKALGSERIGDALGAAIFSPRASGINYQFAGSGVAFCAETSATYYQLLEIDGAIAHTNHFVGRDMRGFETPNWLSHGGSMVRKQVADKFLKSNAGSLNPEKLKELTRDHTNHPRCICAHGFPGEDPKTAFHTVFAVIMDPEAGWMELCKGNPCENGYERHCL, from the coding sequence ATGAGCACCATTCCAGTTATTCAGCTGTCCGGCACCTCCTATGAGATGGGCCGCATTCACGGCGAGGCCCTCGCGGACCAGATTGCCGAGTTCGTTGCTACCGTCACCGAGGTGCATCAGGCCAACAACGCCTCCCTCAGGGTGGCCAAGGACGCGCTGGAAACCTTCTGCAACAAGAATCTGGGCTTTCTGGAGAAGTTTTCCCCGGAGCTGGTCGAGGAGATGCGCGGCATCGCCGATGGTGCCGGGGTTTCCTTCAAGGAAATCCTCTACCTCAATTCCTTTTTGGAACTTGAGGATCTGCGCGCTCCCGGCGTGGGGGCGAAGGTCCTGCCCGACTCCCTGTGGGGCTGCACCACTTTCAACGTCACCCCCGAAGCCGGGGAAGGCGGACGCGCCTACATCGGACAGACCTACGACATGGAGAAGTACTACGAAAAATTTCTCTGCCTGCTGCGCATCGCGCCCGAGAACGGCCCGGCGGCGCTCGTTATCTCCTTTGCGGGCATCGTCGGGCTGGTCGGCCTGAACACCGCAGGCGTGGGTGCGGTGATCAACAAAGTTACGGCCACCGACGCCCGCCCCGGCGTGATCTATCCCTTCATCATGCGCAAGGCCCTCGGCTCTGAACGCATCGGTGACGCACTGGGCGCGGCTATCTTTTCGCCCCGCGCCTCGGGCATCAACTACCAGTTTGCCGGAAGCGGGGTCGCCTTCTGCGCCGAGACCTCCGCGACCTATTACCAACTGCTGGAGATCGACGGGGCCATTGCCCACACCAACCACTTCGTGGGGCGGGACATGCGCGGCTTCGAGACGCCCAACTGGCTGAGCCACGGCGGGTCCATGGTCCGCAAGCAGGTGGCCGACAAGTTTTTGAAGAGCAACGCCGGGTCGTTGAATCCGGAGAAGCTCAAGGAGTTGACCCGCGACCACACCAACCACCCCCGTTGCATCTGCGCGCACGGATTTCCGGGCGAGGACCCGAAGACCGCCTTTCACACCGTGTTCGCGGTGATCATGGATCCGGAGGCCGGGTGGATGGAGCTGTGCAAGGGCAACCCCTGCGAAAACGGATATGAGCGCCACTGCCTCTAG
- a CDS encoding carbohydrate ABC transporter permease: MTQAAISTSPTRKGLSNKTIARIFTVPGQVVSLLVLVMPLLVALYMSFTDWSPTRGSLFDAGFVGFDNYSELLIWDTRFIYAVIRTFLISTICLSLEFSFGLGLAVLFMRKFRGKSFFFSAFLTPMMILPVVVGYIFWMLFQSNGPINQVLELAFGAEAMMEWFKSAPPAIFAVIITEVWHWTPLFFLILLSGLNSVPENPVRAAVILGANPRQVFWRVVMPTLKPVIIVAFVIRAMEVIKLFDEVFMLTRGGPGSSTETISLYIYKLAFNDFQLAYGAAAAFLVLVGSLLLVHMLLAPVRDQLLEGDK, translated from the coding sequence GTGACACAGGCTGCCATCAGCACATCGCCGACCCGCAAGGGACTGAGCAACAAGACCATCGCCCGCATCTTCACGGTGCCGGGCCAGGTGGTCTCCCTGCTCGTCCTGGTCATGCCGCTTCTCGTGGCGCTCTATATGAGCTTTACCGACTGGTCGCCCACGCGCGGCTCCCTCTTCGACGCCGGTTTCGTGGGCTTCGACAACTACAGCGAGCTGCTCATCTGGGACACCCGCTTCATTTACGCGGTCATCCGGACCTTCCTGATCTCGACCATCTGCCTGAGCCTGGAGTTCTCCTTCGGTCTCGGGCTGGCCGTCCTGTTCATGCGCAAGTTCCGGGGGAAGTCCTTTTTCTTCTCCGCGTTCCTGACGCCCATGATGATCCTGCCCGTGGTGGTGGGGTACATCTTCTGGATGCTTTTCCAGTCCAACGGGCCCATCAACCAGGTGCTGGAGCTCGCCTTCGGAGCAGAGGCCATGATGGAATGGTTCAAGTCCGCGCCTCCGGCCATCTTTGCGGTGATCATCACCGAGGTGTGGCATTGGACGCCGCTCTTTTTCCTCATCCTGCTCTCCGGGCTCAACTCCGTGCCGGAGAACCCGGTGCGCGCCGCCGTCATCCTGGGAGCCAATCCGCGGCAGGTGTTCTGGCGGGTGGTCATGCCCACCCTCAAGCCGGTGATCATCGTCGCCTTCGTCATCCGGGCCATGGAAGTGATCAAGCTTTTTGACGAGGTCTTCATGCTCACCCGCGGCGGGCCGGGCTCCTCCACGGAAACCATCAGCCTGTACATCTACAAGCTGGCCTTCAACGACTTCCAGCTCGCCTACGGTGCGGCTGCGGCCTTCCTGGTCCTCGTGGGATCTCTCCTGCTGGTCCACATGCTGCTCGCACCGGTTCGCGACCAACTCCTGGAGGGCGACAAGTAA
- a CDS encoding ABC transporter ATP-binding protein, giving the protein MSRPKLELVKLRKEYGDDVIAVDDIDLAVEAGETVALLGSSGCGKSTTLNMIVGLEQPTAGDIQIDGATVVTTPAGKRNVGLVFQDYAVFTHMTVRKNLAFGLEIRGKYILEINRAVEEVAELLGMTDKLDVSVKELGGSELQRVAIGRTLVTKPEILLLDEPLSNLEAEARLAMRRELRRLQSEIGLTIIYVTHDQVEALSLADRIAVMNAGRILQVEETSVIFDKPDHTFVAGFLGSPPMNLMRGKFAAGPGGVRFEKDAFQLSIGPGQAAPSGYYTVGIRPEALSLSINDAPDLTGRIVNVEPRGPEAVVTVGVGNEHLKLVAPPAQTLRTGDSVGLDVDFDSLVFFGGDSNRRVELAVAGRVF; this is encoded by the coding sequence ATGAGTAGACCCAAGCTGGAACTGGTCAAGCTGAGAAAGGAATACGGTGACGACGTCATCGCGGTGGACGACATCGACCTGGCTGTGGAGGCCGGGGAGACCGTGGCCCTGCTCGGTTCCTCCGGGTGCGGCAAGTCCACCACATTGAACATGATCGTCGGCCTGGAGCAGCCCACGGCGGGCGACATTCAGATTGACGGGGCAACGGTGGTCACCACCCCGGCAGGCAAGCGCAACGTGGGGCTGGTATTCCAGGACTACGCGGTCTTTACCCACATGACCGTGCGCAAGAACCTCGCCTTCGGCCTGGAGATCAGGGGCAAGTACATCCTTGAGATCAACCGCGCCGTGGAGGAAGTAGCCGAGCTGCTGGGCATGACCGACAAGCTCGATGTCAGCGTCAAGGAGTTGGGAGGCTCCGAACTCCAGCGCGTGGCCATCGGCAGGACCCTGGTCACCAAACCGGAGATCCTGCTCCTGGACGAGCCGCTATCCAACCTGGAGGCCGAGGCCCGCCTTGCCATGCGCCGGGAGCTGCGCCGTCTTCAGAGCGAGATCGGCCTGACCATCATCTACGTCACCCATGATCAGGTGGAGGCGCTCTCCCTTGCCGACCGTATCGCGGTCATGAACGCAGGGCGCATCCTTCAGGTTGAGGAGACGTCGGTGATTTTCGACAAGCCTGACCATACCTTTGTGGCCGGATTCCTGGGCTCGCCGCCCATGAATCTGATGCGCGGAAAATTTGCCGCCGGGCCGGGAGGGGTGCGCTTCGAGAAGGACGCCTTCCAGCTTTCGATCGGTCCCGGACAGGCTGCGCCCTCCGGCTATTACACCGTGGGTATCCGCCCCGAGGCCCTGAGTCTCTCGATCAATGATGCGCCAGATCTGACTGGGCGGATCGTGAACGTGGAGCCGCGCGGACCCGAGGCCGTGGTCACCGTGGGCGTGGGCAACGAACATCTCAAGTTGGTCGCACCGCCCGCGCAGACTCTGCGAACCGGCGACTCCGTGGGGCTGGATGTGGATTTTGATTCCCTGGTCTTTTTCGGCGGGGACAGCAACCGCCGGGTGGAACTGGCCGTGGCCGGGAGGGTATTCTGA
- a CDS encoding ABC transporter ATP-binding protein: protein MSVQTETGVVLHVDAVSKRFGSNQALSGVDFTVPEASLTVILGPAGAGKTTILRTIAGLEMPDEGRVILGGEDVGSWEPRHRNVAMIFDNLALYPNKNGYDNIASPLVIKGESDETIRERVDAIAATLQISHVLGRLPKTMSGGEKQRVALGRALIRTPQLFLLDEPLSSLDAKLRVELRAELRRMQRDHGYTFLLATPDYHEALAVADTVIMLNKGRVVQVDRPQVVYDDPADRDTAIFVGAPQINLLKSTHLPNSGEMLIELAGVTLRGPAHLVGALKGTEGSFELGIRPENLFLGDAGESPIQGKLADIEPLGPKSVATVAVKDEEFRVLIDSKAVPSLALGQSIGIGLTNEERMLAFDLETGLRLRA, encoded by the coding sequence ATGAGTGTGCAAACGGAAACCGGCGTCGTCCTTCACGTGGACGCCGTCTCCAAGCGGTTCGGAAGCAACCAGGCGCTCTCCGGAGTTGATTTCACGGTGCCTGAGGCGTCGCTGACCGTCATTCTGGGCCCCGCCGGGGCGGGCAAGACGACCATCCTGCGGACCATTGCCGGGCTGGAGATGCCTGACGAGGGGCGCGTCATCCTCGGAGGCGAGGACGTGGGAAGTTGGGAACCGCGCCATCGCAACGTGGCCATGATCTTCGACAACCTGGCCCTGTATCCGAACAAGAACGGCTACGACAACATTGCCTCGCCCCTGGTCATCAAGGGCGAAAGCGATGAGACCATCCGCGAGCGGGTGGACGCCATCGCCGCGACTTTGCAGATATCCCATGTTCTTGGTCGGTTGCCCAAGACCATGAGCGGCGGAGAGAAGCAGCGCGTGGCCCTGGGCCGCGCCCTGATCCGCACGCCGCAGCTGTTCCTCCTCGACGAGCCCCTGTCCAGCCTTGACGCCAAGCTCAGGGTGGAGCTTAGGGCAGAACTGCGGCGCATGCAGCGGGACCACGGCTACACTTTTCTGCTGGCCACGCCGGACTACCACGAGGCGCTGGCCGTTGCCGACACCGTGATTATGCTCAACAAGGGCAGGGTGGTGCAGGTGGACAGGCCCCAGGTGGTCTACGACGACCCCGCCGACCGGGACACCGCGATCTTCGTGGGCGCGCCGCAGATCAATCTGCTGAAAAGCACGCATCTGCCGAACTCAGGCGAGATGCTTATCGAGTTGGCCGGGGTGACTCTGCGGGGCCCCGCCCACCTGGTCGGTGCGCTCAAGGGTACGGAAGGATCATTCGAGCTGGGCATCCGTCCCGAAAATCTGTTTCTTGGCGACGCCGGAGAGAGCCCGATCCAGGGCAAGCTTGCAGACATTGAGCCCCTGGGGCCCAAATCCGTGGCCACGGTGGCCGTCAAGGACGAGGAGTTTCGGGTGCTCATTGACAGCAAGGCGGTTCCTTCACTCGCGCTGGGGCAGTCTATCGGCATCGGGTTGACCAACGAGGAGCGGATGCTCGCCTTTGATCTCGAAACGGGACTGCGGTTGCGGGCATGA